One Danio rerio strain Tuebingen ecotype United States chromosome 13, GRCz12tu, whole genome shotgun sequence DNA window includes the following coding sequences:
- the agt gene encoding angiotensinogen precursor translates to MKMFLAFLFLSCFAMARTNRVYVHPFNLFSSENISCEVIQSEEHKPLETVHPLPPLPGSTDPDPRTASAAESLKNLTQRTAVLAELQNSLGLRMYQTLSRTQKHTNTLLSPLNAFGALVTLYLGASKKTAISYQQLLGLNLESEQTDCAYFVDGHTVLRTLQAISAHVDESRKELRTLVWTFVNSDADLSKEFLRGTQDFSDDSFVRSVDFSQAKDAEVEVNNFIQKTSDNKVKSMFKGVTPKTDLLFASSVHFKGNWKTAFQPEATSDQDFWTQKNSSVQVPFMMHTGDYKYLDDAGRKCSIVRLGLSKRTFMLLVLPHEGASLQDIEKPLLTVIPTWLRHLKEKYLELSLPKFSLTAVTDLRSVLSEMAVEKYLMGSDASFRRMSSKENFTVDKVLNKVVFEMTEGGSEVQNRTDDGRAPHKVTFNRPFFFAVVEGNSNAILMLGKIINPTA, encoded by the exons ATGAAGATGTTCCTCGCTTTCTTATTTCTCTCCTGCTTTGCAATGGCAAGAACCAATCGAGTGTATGTCCACCCATTCAACCTCTTCAGCTCTGAAAACATCAGCTGTGAGGTGATCCAGAGTGAAGAGCACAAGCCGCTGGAGACCGTTCATCCTCTACCTCCTCTTCCAGGCAGCACAGATCCAGACCCACGGACGGCCAGTGCAGCCGAGAGCCTAAAGAACCTCACTCAGCGCACTGCCGTGCTTGCAGAGCTCCAGAACTCACTGGGTTTGCGCATGTACCAGACGCTCAGTCGCACACAGAAACACACCAATACGCTTCTGTCACCGTTAAACGCATTCGGTGCATTGGTGACCCTCTATTTGGGAGCTTCCAAAAAAACGGCCATTTCATACCAGCAGCTGTTAGGACTCAATCTGGAGTCTGAACAGACAGATTGCGCTTATTTTGTTGACGGACACACAGTTTTACGCACGCTTCAGGCCATCAGTGCACATGTTGACGAGTCCCGAAAAGAGCTCAGGACCCTCGTGTGGACTTTTGTTAACAGCGATGCAGATCTTTCCAAAGAGTTTCTGCGTGGGACTCAAGATTTCTCGGATGATTCTTTTGTTCGATCGGTGGATTTCTCCCAGGCAAAGGATGCAGAAGTGGAGGTCAATAACTTCATCCAGAAAACCTCTGACAACAAAGTGAAGAGCATGTTTAAGGGCGTAACTCCAAAGACTGACCTTCTGTTTGCTAGTTCAGTGCATTTCAAAG GTAACTGGAAAACTGCATTTCAACCTGAAGCAACCAGTGACCAGGACTTCTGGACTCAAAAGAACTCCAGTGTTCAAGTGCCCTTCATGATGCACACTGGAGACTACAAATACCTGGATGATGCTGGCAGAAAGTGCTCAATAGTCAGACTGGGTCTCAGCAAGAGGACGTTCATGTTGCTGGTGCTGCCTCATGAGGGAGCCAGTCTACAGGACATCGAGAAGCCGCTCCTCACAGTCATTCCTACATGGCTTCGACACCTCAAGGAAAA ATATCTGGAACTATCTTTGCCCAAATTCTCCTTGACTGCTGTGACTGATCTGAGATCGGTGCTATCAGAAATGGCAGTGGAGAAATACCTCATGGGCTCTGATGCCAGTTTTAGAAGAATGAGCAGCAAGGAGAACTTCACTGTTGATAAG GTACTCAACAAGGTGGTGTTTGAGATGACGGAGGGCGGATCAGAGGTTCAGAACAGAACTGATGATGGCAGAGCTCCTCACAAAGTCACGTTCAATCGGCCATTCTTCTTTGCTGTTGTAGAGGGAAACTCAAATGCCATATTAATGCTCGGCAAAATCATCAACCCAACAGCCTAA